AAAGCAGACATATGACAATCACCAGCACCGGATTCATCTCATACTTCGACAAAAGATTGGCACTTAGAACACCGGTAAACGCCACGAGTGACCCCACCGACAAATCAATACCACCGGAAATAATCACAAAGGTCATCCCCACGGCAATGATACCTACAAACGCGTTGTCGACAAACAGATTGATGAACACCCGCCTGGATAGAAATCCATCGAACGCCACCGCCCCTGACATATAAATGAGAAAGAAAACGAGAAACGTTGCCAGAAGCGGGATATTTTTTTGATTAAGTCGAAATTTCATGCCTTTGCACCTATTTGTATGAACTGACAGAATTTGCTGCGCAACTTATCTGATTGAATGAGCGCAACAATGATGATGATGACCGCCTTGAACACAAGCACGACCTGAGGCGGGACTCCACGGGTCATAATAGTGGTGGACAACGCCTGAATAATAAGAGCCCCGACAATGGAACCTGCCAGCGAAAAGCGTCCACCATTGATGGTGCCGCCGATAATCACCGATGCAATCGCATCCAGCTCCATATAGAGACCGGCATTATTGGCATCGGCAGCCTTGATATCCGCGCAGATAATCAACCCGGCCAGTCCGGCACAAAAACCGGAAAAGGCATAAGTTACCGTCGTGATCATTTTCACTCGTATCCCCATGAAGCGACTGGCGAGCGGATTGGCACCGGATGCTTCAATAAACAGACCTAGTGACGTTTTACGGGTGAGCATCCATGTTAGAATAAACGTTAGAATCACCAGCACAATCGGGACGGGAATACCAAAAAAGAAGCCGCTTCCAATGTATTGAAAAGAAGAATGTTCAAACACAATGATCTGTCCATGGGTAATCAGCTGGGCAATCCCGCGCCCTGCGGTGAGCAGAATTAGCGTAGCGATGATCGGCTGCACACCAATGAAGGCCACCAAAAAGCCATTCCACAATCCAAGAATAACGGATAACACCAACGGGACAATCAGTACGATGATCAACGGCGTATGTGCTCCATACTCCAGTACACCTTTCACATAATCCGGCCGAATCAACTGTGCCGCCAATGCACCGGAAATGGCCATAACCGCACCAACCGACAAGTCAACCCCGCCTGTGGCATAGACCACCGTCATGCCGATCGCCAGCAACATCACCGGCGCACCACGATTGAGAATATCAATCAACGATCCGAACAAATGTCCGTTTTTGATCTGGATATGAAAAAAGCCATGGGTAAAAAAGAGGTTAAACAAAAGAATTGCGCCCAATGCTAACAGCGGATAAAGCAAATTCATTTCCGAAGACCGCCTCACTTTACCGGATTTATCTGATGATTTTTTATTCACCGCAGACCCCCTGTGCCAACGTTTTCATAATCTGACTTTCCGAGATACGGGAACCGGTAAGTTCGCCCAGTTTTTTCCTATCTTTCAATACCGCAACTCGATTGCAGCATCGTGTAATTTCTTCCAGCTCGGAGGAAATAAACAGCACACTTCGTTTTTCTTTTCTCATTTTATGAATAAGTTTCTCGATTTCCGCCTTGGCTCCCACATCAATTCCCCGTGTCGGTTCATC
The sequence above is drawn from the Spartobacteria bacterium genome and encodes:
- a CDS encoding ABC transporter permease; this translates as MNLLYPLLALGAILLFNLFFTHGFFHIQIKNGHLFGSLIDILNRGAPVMLLAIGMTVVYATGGVDLSVGAVMAISGALAAQLIRPDYVKGVLEYGAHTPLIIVLIVPLVLSVILGLWNGFLVAFIGVQPIIATLILLTAGRGIAQLITHGQIIVFEHSSFQYIGSGFFFGIPVPIVLVILTFILTWMLTRKTSLGLFIEASGANPLASRFMGIRVKMITTVTYAFSGFCAGLAGLIICADIKAADANNAGLYMELDAIASVIIGGTINGGRFSLAGSIVGALIIQALSTTIMTRGVPPQVVLVFKAVIIIIVALIQSDKLRSKFCQFIQIGAKA